The segment GCGTCCTGAGCGATGTGTTCATAGATGGCCAAAAGGTGCTCAACCGCTGTCCTCGTCCAGTGCGTCTTCACGTCGCCAAACCAAACTTGGCCCGCACCTCCTTGACGTCCATAGTCCGGCCCGCGTCGCTGTCGGCCAAACCTGCCTCAATCGCTTGCCGTACGTAGATCTCGTACATCAAATCGTCCCAAGTGGCGCTTGCCGGGAGCTTTTCGATCAGACGCTGTGCTTCCTGTCTGATGTCGGTGGTGGGCATGGATCACCTCTTCTCTGCGACTAAAGACATGTGTCGTCCAGAAGTCCTGACGTTTACGACCCAAACCGCTCCGCCAAAATGCTTCAGGATCGCCGTTCCCGAAGTCGCGCAATGACATCGGCAGCGGGCTGCACATGCCCCGCTTCGATCTGACCGTCGCCGAGCGCGAGGAGTTTGACCAACGCGATTGTTTCTCTGATCGTGTCGCAGCCGGCAGCGTTTCGCATGGCCGTCCTGCTCTGACTATGTCCGGACCGCTTCATGTTGAATCCTCACCAAATAATCTAGACCCTGAAAGGCTCCCGGCACAAGCCATGTTGGGGCCTCCGACCGACGCAGCTCGGCACGGGTCCACTCATCAGACGTCCCGGATGGCGCCGGAGCGACTCAGGATCAGGGACGCCACGCCGCACGCGATCAGGACACATCCGAATACCACGGTGATCTTGCTGGTTCCCACGTTGGGGATGAAGACGAACACGGTCACAAGGGTGCCGAGCACGTTGCCCATGGTGGAGACGCCGTAGACGGCGCCGGTGATGCGGCCGCCGTACGACAACTCCTTGAGCAGCAGGCGCACGAAGAACGGCGAGAGGGCCGCGAGCAGCGCCACGGGGAGGAAGGTCAAGGCCACGGCGGCGACCATGGTGCCCCAGAAGTCGTAGCCGGCGGACAGCATGATGGCCTCCATGACGCGGTTTGCCAGGAACGCCACGAGGATCAGGTAGACGCCGACGGTGGAGAGCACGGCCGATACGATCCAGATTTCCCGGGAACGGTCGGCGACGATGCCGCCCGCGGTGTAGCCCACCATCATGGCGAAGAGCACGACGGCGATCAGGCAAGCCCAGGTCGTGATGCCGCTGCCGAAATAGGGGTTCAGGTACCGGCTCCCCAGCATCTCGAAGCCCATGAGGGCGAAACCCGAAAGAAAGATCAGCAGGAACAGCCACAGCGAACCGATCGCACGTCCCATCACCACTTTCCTTTCAGGAACTCGTCCAGCTTACGGTTGTGCCTCTCGATGGCGCGCAGCGCTTCCACCGGCGCGAAATCGTCGGTGAGCGTGTCGGTGTCCGGCAGGCGCTTGACGCTGCGCCTCTGGGCGACCATTTCGCTCAGCGGGTACTTGAACCCGAACCTGTCGTCCAGTTTGGCCGCCGTTGATGCCAACTCGGCCTGTTCGCGCCGGGGTCCATCATAGGCGACCATCACCACGTTGCCGCCCGCGTCGTACAGGTCCACGTGGTCGAACACCTTGCCGATGGTGACCAGGGCGGCGTCGAACATCATGGTGTTGGGCTCGACGTTCTGCACCACCGCGCCGCCGGGCCGGACGCGGGTCTTGACGAGCCGGTAGAACTCCGTCGTGAGCAGATGGAAGGGCACGAAGGCGCTGCGATAGGCGTCGATCAGGATGACCGGCCACTGTGTTCTCCGCCGCTGGATGTACCGGCGGCCGTCCTCTATGGAGACATTGAAATTCGGTTCGAGCCGGACCCCGAAGTAACGCTTGGCCAGCTCGAACACCTCCGGGTCGAGCTCCACCGAGGTGACCTGAAGGTCGGGCATGGTCTTGTGCAGGTACCACGCGGTCCGACCCCCGCCGAAGCCGATTTCGAGGACCCGGTCCACGTCTCCCGCGTAGGCGAGGACGGCGGTCATGTACCGCGTGTATCGGGAAGGGAGCGCCAGCTCGTCGCGTGTGTCGTACACCGTCTCCGTGTAGAGCGCCCGGTTGTGCCCGAACGTCATGGTGACGATCGGCCCTTCCTTGAAAATATAGATGTTGTTGTACACGGACTCGCGTTTGGCGATGAGGACTTGATCCGCCACCGCGGGTTGCACTTCCGTGAACAGGAACAGCGCCAGAACGGCGCAGAATGCGCCAAGGGAGTTTCTCATGCCGCAAATCATGCTTTCGGAATCCTGAAAGACCGCCAATGATATAGACCCTGAACGGATCGAGGCACAAACCGGCTGGTCAAGGGAAGGCATTCCGCGAGTCGGAAAAAGAAGGCGCCGGCGGTTTGAAACCGCCGGCGCCTTTCACTCAGCCAACGCCGCCGCCGTCCCGTTCACGGCGGCGGACAGTCCGTTTCAGTGGCCGCTCGCTGCCCCCGAACCCTTCTGCTTGACGGCGTAGATGTCGGGCTGCTCCGCCCCGGCAACCGCCAGCACGCCAACGGCTCCCCGCAGGATGCGGAAGATGGCATGGTCCACCAGCAGGTAGTTGCCCGGGACGTCCACCTTGAAGTCGACGATGGAAGCCGAACCGCTCGGGATCAGGGTGGTCTGAACATCCTTGTCAGGATCGCTCACCGATCCTTCCCGATACACCGCGTCGAAGATCTCGCCGATGACGTGGAACGACGAGATCTTGTTCGGACCGATGTTGCCCACGTAGAGACGAACCGACTCGCCCACGTTGGCCTTGAGCGCGCCCTCGCCCATCAGGGACTGCGTATGGCCGTTGAAGACGATGTATTCCGGTGTCTCGGCGGAACCCTTGGCCGAGGAAAAGGTCTGCAAGCCTTCGTCGCCCACCTCGCCCTCGGTGTAGAACTCGCTTTGCATCACGTAGTATTCGCGGTCCACCTTGGGCATGCCGCCGGCGGGCTCCACCAGAATCACGCCATAGAGGCCGTTCGAGATGTGCGCGGGAATCGGCGGGGCCGCGCAGTGGTAGACGAAGAAGCCCGCGTTGAGGGCCTTGAAGACCGCCACGGCCTTCTTGCCCGGGTCCGCCATCAAGGCGTTCGCCCGGCCCCCGGGGCCGGTGACGGCGTGGAAGTCCACGGTATGGGTGAGCTTGCCCTTGGAGTTGTCCAACCGCACCTCGAACGTATCGCCCTGGCGCAGCCTTATGAACGGACCGGGAACCTTGCCGTTGTAGGTCCAGAACTCGTACTGGACCCCTTCGGACAGTTCGCCGACCTTTTCCTCGGTCTGCAGGTTGATGATGACGTGGGCCGGCTCGGTGCGCGTAATGGGCGGGGGCACGTTGGGAGCGTTCACGAGCGTGGCCTCGATCGGATTCGCCGCCCATGCGCCCGTACTTGCGAGGCAAACGCCCAGCCCCCACGTCGCGAGAAACGCCCACCTGGAGAAATACTTCGGGGACCTTCGCGGATTTGTGCGAGTTAGCATTCGTGACTCCTTTCGTCTCCCAAGCGTCCCATCGGCCACTCCGGCCAAGCACAGTGGCTTGAAAGGGACACGCCATACATCGGTTTCCTGTTTGGTAGTTACCGACGCTTGACGAAAGAAGTCAACCCGATGAAGTGGAAAGCTCCAGGCGGTTGCCGCTCGGGTCGACGACGTAGACCGAGTAGCCCTTGCCGTCGTCGTGGCGCCGGACCTCGCTCACCTTGGCGCCCCGCGCCTCGATCTCCTTGACGAAGTCCTCGGGCTCGCCACGGGCATCGATCTCGAAAGTGTGATGCGGCACCCGTGGGTGGCGGTCCTTGGAGGAATCGAAGACGCCCAGGACGGCGCCGCCGAGATTGAGCCGGACGACGTCCACGCCCGCGACCTTGTGCTTCTTGCGCACGGTCGCGCCCAGCACCTCCTGGTAGAAACTCACCGTCTGTTCCAGGTCCTCGGCGTTAAAGTTCCACGAACGAAATTGCGTCAGCTCGGACATGGCCAACCTCCATTTGTTGCGAGGGATCCCGGACCCATCCCTCTTCCAAGAGAACCCGTGCCTTCCGCTGAGAGCGGGTTCTATTCCACGCGCGCAGCTTCGAACAACGGGTCGAGATTTTCAAGCGCGTCGAATCGCCACAAGAGTTCCAGCAGCGTCGCGCGCCGGCTCTCCGGCAACACCCCGGCGGTGAGTCCGTGGAATTTCTGTTCCAGCTCCGCATCGGACAGCGGGTTGCGGCCGTGACCCTTGGGATAGTCCGTGGCACGGGTGAGCCGGCCTCCGGAACGCAGATCCACCTCCATGCGGGCGCGTTGCTGCGCCGGGTAGCCGCGGGTCGCCTCGGGGTCCTCGCTGACCTCGACCTTGCGCATGAGCGGACGGAGGAGCGGATCGGCGATGCGCTCCTCGGCGAAACTGGCCGGGGTGAGCGCACCGTCGGCGAGGGCCACCGCGACGACGTAAGGGAGGCTGTGGTCCGCGGTCTCGCGGGTTTGTGGGTCCCATTTCTCAGGCTCGCCGGCGGCGTTGCGCACGGCCACGCGGTAGGTGGCGATGCGGATACGCTCCAGGTCTTCGAGATCGAACTCGTCCCTCAGTTCCAGCGCCATGCCGGCGCCGGCCTGGGTGTGTATCTGCGCCGGGAAATACTTGATGCTGGTGTGAGTGAGCTTGAAGGGCACGCCCGCGCTGGCGTCGCCGAAGCCGGCCAGTTGCAGAGGACCGGTCACCTGCTCGAAGAGGCCCGAGCGGCCCTCAAAGGGCTCGGGCGGACCGTCCATGCCGCCCCGGGCGAGAAGCGCGGCGAACAAGCCGTTGCGCACGGCCATGGCCGTGGCGCAGCCCTTCCACATGGACAGCTCGCCCACGCGGGTCTGGCCCAGCGGCACCTGGGACACCGCGGTCATGGCGATGGCATGCGCAAGCCGATCTTCCGGGAGGCCCAGCACCTTCCCCGCGGCGCAGGCACTGGCCAGGCCGATGAAGAGCCCCTGGTCCCAGCCCTTTTCGCGGGTGGCGAAGCGGTCGGCGAACTGTCCGTAAAGCTCGTAGGCCAGCACCAGCGCGGTGATCACGGCGCGGCCCGGCGCGCCCGCCGCCTCGGCCGCGGCCAGCACCGCGGGCAGCATGTCGCTGGGATGGCCGCCGCCCGGCGAGACGAAGCTGTCGTTGCAGTCCAGATAGCGGATCATGGCGGTGTTGGCGAAGGCCGCCGATTCCGGCGAGGTGCTCCGACCGCTTCCCAGGATTCGCGCCGCGCCGCTGCCCTGTACCACGGGCGCCAGTTCCCGGGCGATGCGGCACGGAGCCGCGTCAAAAGCCCCCAGCGCGCAACCCACGGAGTCGAGTATCCGGCGACGAGCCTCGTGGACGGTGCCGGCCGGAAGGTCCCCGTACATCAGGGAGGCGGCATAGGCACTGAGGAATTTCGTGGTGGCATCCATGCAATCAGGTGGCGCGCCGCAACGCGATGAAGAACTCCTTGAGTAGTGAGCCGCACTCTTCGGCCAGCACCCCGTCGGTGACGGTGACTTGGTGGTTGAGACGCGGATCGTCGCAGACCTGGTAGAGCGACCTCACGGCGCCGCCCTTGGGATCAAGGCAGCCGAACACCAGCCGCCGGACGCGCGCCTGGACGATGGCGCCGGCGCACATGACGCAAGGTTCCAGGGTGACGTAGAGAGTGCAGTCGTCGAGCCGCCAGGACGCCCGCTCTCGCGCCGCCTCCCGGATGGCGG is part of the Deltaproteobacteria bacterium genome and harbors:
- a CDS encoding VOC family protein: MSELTQFRSWNFNAEDLEQTVSFYQEVLGATVRKKHKVAGVDVVRLNLGGAVLGVFDSSKDRHPRVPHHTFEIDARGEPEDFVKEIEARGAKVSEVRRHDDGKGYSVYVVDPSGNRLELSTSSG
- the nirK gene encoding copper-containing nitrite reductase; protein product: MNAPNVPPPITRTEPAHVIINLQTEEKVGELSEGVQYEFWTYNGKVPGPFIRLRQGDTFEVRLDNSKGKLTHTVDFHAVTGPGGRANALMADPGKKAVAVFKALNAGFFVYHCAAPPIPAHISNGLYGVILVEPAGGMPKVDREYYVMQSEFYTEGEVGDEGLQTFSSAKGSAETPEYIVFNGHTQSLMGEGALKANVGESVRLYVGNIGPNKISSFHVIGEIFDAVYREGSVSDPDKDVQTTLIPSGSASIVDFKVDVPGNYLLVDHAIFRILRGAVGVLAVAGAEQPDIYAVKQKGSGAASGH
- a CDS encoding fused MFS/spermidine synthase, which translates into the protein MGRAIGSLWLFLLIFLSGFALMGFEMLGSRYLNPYFGSGITTWACLIAVVLFAMMVGYTAGGIVADRSREIWIVSAVLSTVGVYLILVAFLANRVMEAIMLSAGYDFWGTMVAAVALTFLPVALLAALSPFFVRLLLKELSYGGRITGAVYGVSTMGNVLGTLVTVFVFIPNVGTSKITVVFGCVLIACGVASLILSRSGAIRDV
- the tadA gene encoding tRNA adenosine(34) deaminase TadA; the protein is MACEASRKADEAFMALALAEAEAARQEAEVPVGAVVVRDGGVIGRGHNRRESRADPTSHAEITAIREAARERASWRLDDCTLYVTLEPCVMCAGAIVQARVRRLVFGCLDPKGGAVRSLYQVCDDPRLNHQVTVTDGVLAEECGSLLKEFFIALRRAT
- a CDS encoding MmgE/PrpD family protein, with protein sequence MDATTKFLSAYAASLMYGDLPAGTVHEARRRILDSVGCALGAFDAAPCRIARELAPVVQGSGAARILGSGRSTSPESAAFANTAMIRYLDCNDSFVSPGGGHPSDMLPAVLAAAEAAGAPGRAVITALVLAYELYGQFADRFATREKGWDQGLFIGLASACAAGKVLGLPEDRLAHAIAMTAVSQVPLGQTRVGELSMWKGCATAMAVRNGLFAALLARGGMDGPPEPFEGRSGLFEQVTGPLQLAGFGDASAGVPFKLTHTSIKYFPAQIHTQAGAGMALELRDEFDLEDLERIRIATYRVAVRNAAGEPEKWDPQTRETADHSLPYVVAVALADGALTPASFAEERIADPLLRPLMRKVEVSEDPEATRGYPAQQRARMEVDLRSGGRLTRATDYPKGHGRNPLSDAELEQKFHGLTAGVLPESRRATLLELLWRFDALENLDPLFEAARVE
- a CDS encoding fused MFS/spermidine synthase, with the translated sequence MRNSLGAFCAVLALFLFTEVQPAVADQVLIAKRESVYNNIYIFKEGPIVTMTFGHNRALYTETVYDTRDELALPSRYTRYMTAVLAYAGDVDRVLEIGFGGGRTAWYLHKTMPDLQVTSVELDPEVFELAKRYFGVRLEPNFNVSIEDGRRYIQRRRTQWPVILIDAYRSAFVPFHLLTTEFYRLVKTRVRPGGAVVQNVEPNTMMFDAALVTIGKVFDHVDLYDAGGNVVMVAYDGPRREQAELASTAAKLDDRFGFKYPLSEMVAQRRSVKRLPDTDTLTDDFAPVEALRAIERHNRKLDEFLKGKW